In Salinisphaera sp. LB1, one genomic interval encodes:
- a CDS encoding GGDEF domain-containing protein, whose translation MDSSTLETQRLAALDRLQLMDTPPEERFERLTRIARRYYHTGIALFTLMGADRQWFKSHPGVTESEVGRSASFCDQALRDTQSIVVPDARRDPALADHPWVTGAPGIRFYAGVAIHEPGGFKVGTLCVIDTAPRRRDEVELDVLYSLGAIIEDELARRRPTPAASGRYMQQSDLTAAIRRAQHAFLAGVDERSAYAVVLDDLITLTGSRFGFIGEMRHDTAGNPYLKVQAIHNRDWTPDSQALYQRVREQGIRFERLNNLVGAPMTRGKVVISQDLDAEPLSIGLPTEHPPMSTYIGMPVFSGKRQIGVVGLANRDIDYELGLAQELEPLLQTLGNLIERDQLYREKREQEKNLARATHYDALTGLPNRYRLSELFGCALVAAARRNTRLTVGLLDLDDFKTINDTHGRAAGDVVLCAVAERLRRGVRQPNWVGRLGGDEFVVILQDVEDERAYAHLLATIHEPIRYRRTTLQISASMGVTVYPDDDASVDLLLRHADQAMCAAKELGKNRYEKFDLARYFSRQERGRVLDRIAEALRESQFELHYQPKIDLVGRRVAGFEALLRWNHPTDGLIAPGSFLNHLEYTDFAGAVGRFVIERAITQLQRLDDEALDFTISVNLSPSHFLSPGFCNDLWHALQDCPVRLRGRLILELLETTALDDSNRVIETLLACRELGVQVSLDDFGTGYSSLDYFRRLPAHEIKIDRSFVQDMRDNGDDEMIVDAIISLAQSFKRRTVAEGIENIATHNRLIEMGCEYGQGFLYSRPLPAGAALEWARGFRWADIV comes from the coding sequence ATGGATTCATCCACGCTCGAAACGCAACGACTGGCCGCGCTGGATCGCCTGCAATTGATGGATACACCGCCCGAGGAACGCTTCGAGCGGCTCACCCGAATCGCCCGGCGCTACTATCACACCGGCATCGCGCTGTTCACACTGATGGGCGCCGACCGCCAGTGGTTCAAGTCCCATCCCGGCGTTACCGAATCCGAGGTGGGGCGTTCGGCCTCTTTCTGTGATCAAGCGCTGCGTGACACGCAGTCCATCGTCGTGCCCGATGCCCGCCGCGATCCGGCGTTGGCCGACCACCCCTGGGTTACCGGCGCTCCCGGCATCCGCTTCTACGCCGGCGTCGCGATACACGAACCCGGCGGCTTCAAGGTCGGGACATTGTGTGTGATCGATACCGCGCCGCGCCGTCGCGATGAGGTGGAACTGGACGTTCTTTACAGCCTGGGCGCGATCATCGAGGACGAGCTCGCGCGTCGGCGGCCCACGCCGGCGGCAAGCGGGCGCTATATGCAGCAGTCGGACCTCACCGCGGCAATCCGGCGGGCCCAGCACGCATTTCTGGCCGGCGTGGACGAGCGCAGCGCCTACGCGGTAGTACTCGATGACCTGATCACGCTTACCGGCAGCCGGTTCGGTTTCATAGGCGAGATGCGACACGACACGGCCGGTAATCCGTATCTCAAGGTGCAGGCCATTCACAACCGCGACTGGACGCCGGACAGCCAGGCGCTCTACCAGCGAGTGCGTGAGCAGGGCATCCGCTTCGAACGCCTGAACAACCTGGTCGGCGCCCCCATGACCCGCGGCAAGGTCGTCATCTCGCAAGACCTCGACGCCGAGCCGCTGAGCATCGGACTGCCCACGGAGCACCCACCGATGTCGACCTACATCGGCATGCCGGTGTTCTCGGGCAAGCGCCAGATCGGGGTCGTGGGGCTGGCCAACCGCGACATCGACTACGAGTTGGGGCTGGCACAGGAACTCGAGCCCCTGCTGCAAACGCTCGGCAACCTGATCGAGCGTGACCAGCTGTATCGCGAAAAACGCGAACAGGAGAAAAACCTGGCGCGCGCCACCCACTATGACGCCCTCACCGGCCTGCCCAATCGCTATCGCCTGAGCGAGTTATTCGGTTGCGCACTGGTCGCGGCTGCGCGGCGCAATACACGGCTGACGGTCGGTCTGCTCGACCTGGACGATTTCAAGACGATCAACGACACCCATGGCCGTGCCGCCGGCGACGTGGTGCTCTGCGCGGTGGCGGAACGGCTTCGCCGCGGCGTGCGTCAACCGAATTGGGTCGGGCGGCTGGGTGGCGACGAATTCGTGGTCATCCTGCAGGATGTAGAAGACGAGCGCGCCTACGCCCATCTTCTGGCCACGATCCACGAGCCGATCCGATATCGCCGAACCACGCTGCAGATCAGCGCCAGCATGGGCGTAACGGTCTATCCGGACGACGACGCGAGCGTCGATCTGCTGCTGCGTCATGCCGACCAGGCGATGTGCGCCGCCAAGGAGCTGGGCAAGAATCGTTATGAGAAATTCGATCTGGCGCGTTATTTTTCGCGCCAGGAACGCGGACGCGTGCTCGACCGCATCGCCGAGGCGCTGCGCGAGTCGCAATTCGAATTGCACTATCAGCCCAAGATCGACCTGGTCGGCCGGCGCGTGGCCGGTTTCGAGGCCCTGCTGCGCTGGAACCACCCCACCGACGGGCTGATCGCGCCGGGTTCGTTCCTCAACCATCTCGAATATACTGATTTCGCCGGGGCGGTCGGGCGCTTCGTGATCGAGCGCGCAATCACCCAGTTGCAGCGGCTCGACGACGAAGCGCTCGATTTCACCATCAGCGTGAACCTCAGCCCGTCCCATTTCCTGAGCCCGGGCTTCTGCAACGACCTCTGGCACGCACTGCAGGACTGCCCGGTCCGATTGCGCGGGCGCTTGATTCTCGAGCTGCTGGAAACCACGGCGCTGGACGACTCTAATCGTGTGATCGAAACGCTGCTGGCCTGTCGCGAGCTCGGCGTGCAGGTCTCGCTGGACGATTTCGGCACCGGCTATTCGTCGCTCGATTACTTCCGCCGTCTGCCGGCCCACGAGATCAAGATCGACCGCTCCTTCGTCCAGGACATGCGCGACAACGGCGACGACGAAATGATCGTCGACGCCATCATCAGTCTGGCCCAGAGCTTCAAGCGGCGGACCGTGGCCGAGGGTATCGAGAATATCGCCACCCACAATCGCCTGATCGAGATGGGCTGCGAGTACGGCCAGGGCTTTCTCTACAGTCGCCCCCTGCCCGCCGGCGCGGCGCTGGAGTGGGCGCGCGGCTTTCGCTGGGCGGACATCGTCTGA